A region of Faecalibacterium taiwanense DNA encodes the following proteins:
- a CDS encoding PTS glucose transporter subunit IIA, with product MGFFDKLFGGKTEQEETVKFFGQSKTVLTPIRGKVLAQADIPDETFAQGILGPGCGIEPTGKTVYAPFDGTVEQVASTLHAVGLTSEDGIEILIHVGMDTVEMQGKGFKALVKVGDKVKAGTPLLKVDLDAIRAAGHPTATAIIVTNGDDMGELKMLAEGDVLAGTPLFKF from the coding sequence ATGGGCTTTTTTGATAAGCTGTTCGGCGGCAAGACCGAGCAGGAAGAGACTGTCAAATTCTTCGGTCAGAGCAAGACCGTTCTGACCCCCATCCGCGGCAAGGTGCTGGCACAGGCCGACATCCCCGACGAGACCTTTGCACAGGGCATCCTTGGCCCCGGTTGCGGCATCGAGCCCACCGGCAAGACCGTGTATGCTCCGTTTGACGGCACCGTGGAACAGGTGGCTTCCACCCTGCACGCCGTGGGCCTGACCAGCGAGGACGGCATCGAGATCCTGATCCATGTTGGCATGGACACTGTGGAGATGCAGGGCAAGGGCTTCAAGGCACTGGTCAAGGTGGGCGATAAGGTCAAGGCCGGCACCCCGCTGCTGAAGGTGGATCTGGACGCCATCCGCGCCGCAGGCCATCCCACCGCTACCGCCATCATCGTGACCAACGGCGATGACATGGGCGAGCTGAAGATGCTGGCCGAGGGCGATGTGCTGGCCGGCACCCCGCTGTTCAAGTTCTGA
- a CDS encoding low specificity L-threonine aldolase, translated as MLYFENDYCEGAHPAILQKLAETNFEKVPGYGTDPYCASAKAKICAACGCPDADVTFISGGTQTNAIVIASMLQRWQGVMAAATGHVAAHEAGAIEYTGHKVIALPAHEGKVSAADVRDWCATFYADANHDHMVFPGMVYISHPSEYGTLYTKAELEELHAVCQEYHMPLFMDGARLGYGLMAKGTDVTLQDIARLTDVFYIGGTKVGALCGEAVVFPHGAPAHFMTMVKQQGALLAKGRLMGLQFDVLFTDDLYTRISRNAIETADRLKEGLAAKGYRFYMESPTNQVFPILENSQLEALEPLAKFGFWEKYDDTHTVMRIATSWATRMEEIEQLIDLM; from the coding sequence ATGCTGTATTTCGAGAACGACTACTGTGAGGGTGCACACCCTGCCATCCTGCAAAAGCTGGCCGAGACCAACTTTGAAAAGGTGCCCGGCTATGGCACCGACCCCTACTGCGCCAGCGCCAAAGCAAAGATCTGCGCTGCCTGCGGCTGTCCGGATGCAGACGTGACCTTCATCTCCGGCGGCACCCAGACCAACGCCATCGTCATTGCGTCCATGCTGCAGCGCTGGCAGGGCGTGATGGCTGCTGCCACCGGCCATGTGGCTGCACACGAAGCCGGTGCCATTGAGTATACCGGCCACAAGGTCATTGCCCTGCCCGCCCACGAGGGCAAGGTGAGCGCCGCCGATGTGCGCGACTGGTGCGCCACCTTCTATGCCGATGCCAACCACGACCACATGGTGTTCCCCGGCATGGTATATATCTCTCACCCGTCCGAGTACGGCACCCTGTACACCAAGGCTGAGCTGGAAGAGCTGCACGCTGTGTGTCAGGAGTACCACATGCCCCTGTTCATGGACGGCGCACGCCTGGGCTACGGTCTGATGGCCAAGGGCACCGATGTTACCCTGCAGGATATCGCCCGCCTGACCGATGTGTTCTACATCGGCGGCACCAAGGTGGGCGCGCTGTGCGGCGAGGCCGTGGTGTTCCCCCACGGCGCACCGGCCCACTTTATGACTATGGTCAAGCAACAGGGCGCGCTGCTTGCCAAGGGCCGTCTGATGGGCCTGCAGTTCGATGTGCTGTTCACCGACGATCTGTACACCCGCATCAGCCGGAACGCCATCGAAACCGCAGACCGTCTGAAGGAGGGCCTTGCTGCCAAGGGCTACCGCTTCTATATGGAGTCGCCCACCAATCAGGTGTTCCCCATTCTGGAAAACAGCCAGCTGGAAGCGCTGGAGCCACTGGCAAAGTTCGGCTTCTGGGAGAAGTACGACGACACCCACACCGTGATGCGCATTGCCACCAGCTGGGCCACCCGCATGGAGGAGATCGAGCAGCTGATCGACCTGATGTGA
- a CDS encoding GTP-binding protein, producing the protein MVQVDLITGFLGAGKTTFLRRYVRYLVAQGHNVCILENDFGAVNVDAMLVQDLLGPNCDLETISGGCDCDTHQRRMRTKLIAMAMRGFDRVVVEPSGIFDVDEFFDVLRDDPLDRWYHIGNVIAIVDAMLPETLSPQAEYVLASETANAGRVLVSRTQLAGQQQTAAAVAHLTRALEGCKCSRHFAPEEIITKDWARLTDADLAAIAACGCRQASCEKLHFDEHEAFSSLCFLEQHLTLQQLKAAADHLFADAACGHVLRVKGFAPDPQGTTGWLELNATAAGRTLEPIPQGQDVLIVIGEGLDKAAIEARLKA; encoded by the coding sequence ATGGTACAGGTAGACCTTATCACCGGCTTTCTGGGCGCAGGCAAAACCACCTTTCTGCGTCGGTATGTCCGGTATCTGGTGGCACAGGGCCACAATGTCTGCATTCTGGAAAACGACTTCGGCGCAGTGAACGTGGATGCCATGCTGGTGCAGGACCTTCTTGGCCCGAACTGCGACCTTGAGACCATCAGCGGCGGATGCGACTGCGACACCCACCAGCGCCGGATGCGCACCAAGCTCATTGCCATGGCCATGCGCGGGTTTGACCGGGTGGTGGTGGAACCCAGCGGCATCTTTGATGTGGACGAGTTTTTTGATGTGCTGCGGGACGACCCGCTGGACCGCTGGTATCACATCGGCAATGTGATCGCCATAGTGGATGCCATGCTGCCGGAAACGCTTTCGCCGCAGGCTGAGTACGTGCTGGCATCCGAGACAGCCAACGCGGGCCGGGTGCTGGTCAGCCGTACCCAGCTGGCCGGGCAGCAGCAGACCGCTGCCGCCGTGGCCCACCTGACCCGTGCGCTGGAGGGCTGCAAGTGCTCCCGCCACTTTGCGCCGGAAGAGATCATCACCAAGGACTGGGCACGGCTTACCGATGCCGACCTTGCCGCCATTGCGGCCTGCGGCTGCAGGCAGGCCAGCTGCGAAAAGCTGCATTTTGATGAGCACGAAGCCTTCAGCTCTCTGTGCTTTCTGGAGCAGCACCTGACGCTGCAGCAGCTGAAGGCCGCTGCCGACCATCTGTTTGCGGATGCCGCCTGCGGCCATGTGCTGCGGGTGAAGGGCTTTGCACCGGACCCGCAGGGCACCACCGGTTGGCTGGAGCTGAACGCCACCGCTGCCGGCAGAACGCTGGAACCCATCCCGCAGGGGCAGGATGTGCTCATCGTCATTGGCGAAGGACTGGACAAAGCGGCCATTGAAGCCCGGCTCAAGGCCTGA